The following proteins come from a genomic window of Verrucomicrobiota bacterium:
- a CDS encoding universal stress protein gives MKTKARKTPPRTGAGKTPRMAGKTRPGPAFQLASILVPVDFSECSRKALDYALPFARQFQAAITLLHVVHVNYYTTSSEYSAFDYPELMEETRRAGERQLGRLASSVRKSCPVKTVIETGHPGSVIVDAAKKRRADLIIISTHGRTGFKRVLLGSTTEHVVRYAPCPVLIVREHAHEFI, from the coding sequence ATGAAAACCAAAGCCAGGAAAACGCCGCCCCGGACAGGGGCTGGAAAAACGCCGCGCATGGCCGGCAAAACGCGGCCTGGACCGGCTTTCCAACTCGCGAGCATACTGGTGCCGGTCGATTTTTCGGAGTGCTCGCGGAAGGCGCTTGACTATGCCCTTCCGTTTGCCCGGCAGTTCCAGGCCGCCATTACTCTGCTGCACGTGGTGCACGTCAACTATTACACCACCAGCAGTGAATATTCGGCCTTTGATTATCCCGAGTTGATGGAAGAGACGCGACGGGCCGGCGAACGACAACTTGGCAGGCTGGCCAGTTCCGTTCGAAAAAGTTGCCCGGTCAAAACGGTGATCGAAACCGGCCATCCCGGAAGTGTCATCGTGGATGCCGCCAAGAAACGGCGGGCAGATTTAATCATTATTTCCACCCACGGCCGGACGGGATTCAAGCGCGTCCTCCTCGGCAGCACCACCGAACATGTTGTGCGCTACGCGCCTTGTCCCGTCCTCATCGTGCGCGAGCACGCGCATGAATTCATTTAG
- a CDS encoding universal stress protein codes for MKIKPTSRPGQVRFELNRRDDQLLQAGAAKASAAAPSFQLKNILVPIDYSDYSLKALRYALPFAEKYDARLILLHVVEPRVYPENYFDILVPAEMEQVNMELVATARKQLAALCRTEINPKIAADPIVRIGRPYAEIIHTAKEWDIDLIIIATHGYTGLKHAFLGSTAERVVRQAPCPVLTVREQEHDFV; via the coding sequence ATGAAGATCAAACCCACCTCCAGACCGGGACAAGTGCGCTTCGAGTTGAATCGTCGGGACGATCAACTGCTCCAGGCAGGTGCCGCCAAAGCCTCGGCGGCAGCGCCGTCATTCCAATTGAAGAACATCCTGGTGCCGATTGATTATTCTGACTATTCGCTGAAGGCTCTGCGCTATGCGTTGCCGTTTGCGGAGAAATACGATGCCAGGCTCATCCTCCTGCACGTGGTCGAGCCGCGGGTTTATCCGGAAAACTATTTTGATATACTGGTGCCCGCTGAAATGGAACAGGTGAACATGGAACTGGTGGCGACGGCGCGGAAACAACTTGCGGCATTGTGCCGAACGGAAATCAATCCGAAGATCGCCGCCGATCCCATCGTTCGCATCGGCAGGCCATACGCCGAGATCATCCACACCGCCAAAGAGTGGGACATTGATCTCATCATCATTGCCACGCACGGGTACACGGGACTAAAACACGCCTTCCTGGGCAGCACGGCCGAACGCGTGGTGCGACAGGCACCCTGCCCGGTGTTGACGGTGCGCGAACAGGAACATGATTTTGTTTAA
- a CDS encoding universal stress protein, with the protein MSTTSVDACSEVDPARLALKLKRILVPIDFSKASVRALQYAVPLAEQFGATICLVHVVEQASFANDLENLPLAIPEARMTEIARDRLISLSKKAIKRLIPVLPHVRVGKAFLEIATLASTQDIDLIVIATRGHTGLKHVLLGSTAEKVVCHAPCPVLVVREPEHEFS; encoded by the coding sequence ATGTCCACAACGTCAGTGGACGCCTGCAGCGAGGTCGATCCAGCCCGATTGGCTCTGAAATTAAAGCGAATCCTGGTGCCAATCGATTTTTCCAAGGCCTCGGTTAGAGCATTGCAATATGCCGTGCCGCTGGCCGAACAGTTCGGTGCCACGATTTGCCTGGTGCATGTGGTGGAGCAGGCCTCCTTTGCCAATGATCTCGAGAATCTGCCGCTCGCAATCCCCGAAGCAAGAATGACCGAAATCGCGCGAGACCGTCTGATTTCCCTGTCCAAGAAAGCCATCAAGAGACTCATACCGGTGCTGCCGCACGTCCGCGTCGGCAAAGCATTCCTGGAGATCGCAACGCTCGCGAGCACTCAAGACATCGATCTGATCGTCATCGCGACGCGCGGTCACACGGGTCTGAAGCACGTTTTACTGGGCAGCACCGCGGAGAAGGTCGTGTGTCACGCACCCTGCCCGGTACTCGTGGTGCGCGAACCGGAGCACGAATTCAGTTAA
- a CDS encoding Crp/Fnr family transcriptional regulator, which translates to MQTLESIIAELPFLKGLSSKHRQILADNAMQSQFKAGELIFREGDPANRFYLIQQGQVGLESSPKDRPAVRIETIGAGDVLGWSWLFPPYYWHFDARALEPTTAIFFYGTRLREECEKDHDLGYELMKRMAGVVLQRLQATRLQLLEVRH; encoded by the coding sequence ATGCAAACGCTGGAATCCATCATCGCTGAACTCCCTTTCTTGAAAGGTTTGAGTTCAAAGCATCGCCAGATCTTGGCCGACAACGCCATGCAATCGCAGTTCAAAGCCGGTGAATTGATCTTTCGCGAGGGTGATCCCGCCAATCGTTTCTATCTGATCCAGCAGGGTCAGGTGGGCTTGGAATCCTCCCCAAAAGACCGCCCTGCCGTGCGGATCGAAACCATCGGTGCGGGCGACGTGCTGGGCTGGTCCTGGCTTTTCCCGCCTTATTACTGGCACTTCGACGCGCGCGCACTGGAACCAACCACCGCGATCTTTTTCTATGGCACCCGGTTGCGCGAAGAATGTGAAAAGGACCATGATCTAGGCTATGAGTTGATGAAACGCATGGCGGGGGTGGTGCTGCAACGATTGCAGGCGACCCGGCTGCAACTGCTCGAAGTCAGACACTGA